The Vibrio agarivorans genome window below encodes:
- the ribH gene encoding 6,7-dimethyl-8-ribityllumazine synthase, with protein sequence MKVIEGGFPAPNAKIAIVISRFNSFINESLLSGAIDTLKRHGQVSEENITVVRCPGAVELPLVAQRVAKTGKFDAIVSLGTVIRGGTPHFDYVCSECNKGLAQVSLEYSLPVAFGVLTVDTIDQAIERAGTKAGNKGAEAALSALEMINVLSEIDS encoded by the coding sequence ATGAAAGTGATCGAGGGTGGTTTCCCAGCTCCAAATGCAAAAATTGCGATCGTTATTTCTCGTTTTAACAGCTTTATTAACGAAAGCTTACTGTCTGGTGCTATCGACACTTTAAAGCGTCATGGACAAGTTAGTGAAGAGAACATTACCGTTGTTCGTTGTCCTGGTGCGGTTGAACTACCATTGGTAGCTCAGCGCGTTGCTAAAACAGGCAAGTTCGATGCGATTGTTTCTCTTGGTACAGTAATTCGTGGCGGTACACCACACTTTGACTATGTTTGCAGTGAATGTAACAAAGGTCTAGCTCAAGTATCTCTAGAGTACAGCCTGCCAGTGGCATTCGGCGTACTGACTGTAGATACTATTGACCAAGCCATTGAGCGCGCGGGAACCAAGGCGGGTAATAAAGGTGCAGAGGCTGCACTAAGCGCACTTGAAATGATTAACGTTCTTTCAGAAATCGATTCCTAA
- the tsf gene encoding translation elongation factor Ts, which produces MAVTAALVKELRERTGAGMMECKKALVEANADIELAIENMRKSGAAKAAKKAGNVAAEGAIIIKEENGVAVLLEVNCQTDFVAKDASFTAFAEEVAAAAVASKATAEELQAQFEETRVALVAKIGENINIRRVQYVEGAALASYRHGEKIGVVVAGEGDAETLKHVAMHVAASRPDFVNPEDVPADVVEKEKAVQVEIAMNEGKPAEIAEKMVVGRMKKFTGEISLTGQAFIMEPKKSVGEMLKEKGASVSTFVRLEVGEGIEKAAEMSFAEEVAAVQKG; this is translated from the coding sequence ATGGCTGTAACTGCTGCTCTAGTTAAAGAACTGCGCGAACGTACTGGCGCAGGCATGATGGAATGTAAAAAAGCGCTTGTTGAAGCAAACGCTGACATCGAACTAGCAATCGAAAACATGCGTAAATCTGGCGCTGCTAAAGCTGCTAAGAAAGCAGGTAACGTAGCTGCTGAAGGCGCAATCATCATCAAAGAAGAAAACGGCGTTGCTGTTCTTCTTGAAGTTAACTGTCAAACTGACTTCGTAGCAAAAGATGCTAGCTTCACTGCATTCGCAGAAGAAGTTGCAGCTGCTGCAGTAGCTTCTAAAGCTACAGCTGAAGAGCTACAAGCACAGTTCGAAGAAACTCGCGTTGCTCTAGTTGCTAAAATCGGCGAAAACATCAACATCCGTCGCGTACAATACGTTGAAGGTGCAGCACTAGCTTCTTACCGTCACGGCGAGAAAATCGGTGTTGTTGTTGCTGGTGAAGGCGATGCAGAAACTCTTAAGCACGTTGCAATGCACGTTGCTGCTTCTCGTCCTGACTTCGTTAACCCAGAAGACGTACCAGCAGACGTAGTTGAAAAAGAGAAAGCTGTTCAAGTTGAAATCGCTATGAACGAAGGCAAGCCAGCTGAGATCGCTGAGAAGATGGTTGTTGGCCGCATGAAGAAATTCACGGGCGAAATCTCTCTAACAGGTCAAGCTTTCATCATGGAGCCTAAGAAATCTGTTGGCGAAATGCTGAAAGAAAAAGGCGCTTCAGTTTCTACATTCGTTCGTCTAGAAGTAGGCGAAGGTATCGAGAAAGCAGCTGAAATGAGCTTCGCAGAAGAAGTTGCAGCGGTACAAAAAGGTTAA
- the map gene encoding type I methionyl aminopeptidase: MSIKIKTEQEIERMRIAGKLAADILEMIEPHIQVGVTTEKLNQICHDYALERGAYSAPLDYHGFPKSICTSINHIVCHGIPATQDEKGSNGQMKPAVLKDGDIINVDITVIIPDDENADLSTRPAGYHGDTSKMFLVGDVSPADKRLCMVAQEALYIGMRKVKPGATVGDIGTAIEKYIKENNKKNPRNKFSIVKDFCGHGIGNEFHEEPQVVHYKNADRRVLKEGMCFTIEPMINAGKFGCSVDAEDDWTVYTGDGKNSAQWEHTIVVTKEGCEVLTLRSDDTIPHLMKNA, encoded by the coding sequence ATGTCAATCAAAATCAAAACAGAACAAGAAATCGAACGTATGCGTATAGCGGGTAAGCTCGCTGCAGATATTCTTGAAATGATCGAACCACACATTCAAGTAGGTGTGACGACTGAAAAGCTTAACCAGATTTGTCACGACTACGCTCTTGAGCGCGGTGCCTACTCTGCACCACTCGATTACCACGGTTTCCCGAAATCTATCTGTACATCCATCAACCACATCGTGTGTCACGGCATCCCAGCAACACAAGATGAAAAAGGCAGCAATGGCCAAATGAAGCCTGCTGTGTTGAAAGATGGCGATATTATCAATGTCGATATCACGGTGATCATCCCTGATGACGAGAATGCTGACTTGAGCACACGCCCAGCCGGTTATCATGGCGATACATCAAAGATGTTCTTGGTTGGCGATGTGTCGCCCGCTGACAAACGTCTATGCATGGTGGCTCAAGAAGCACTTTATATCGGTATGCGCAAGGTTAAACCTGGCGCAACGGTTGGTGACATCGGTACTGCGATTGAAAAGTACATTAAAGAAAACAATAAAAAGAACCCACGTAATAAGTTCTCTATTGTTAAAGACTTCTGTGGTCATGGCATCGGTAATGAGTTCCATGAAGAACCACAAGTTGTTCACTACAAAAACGCAGACCGACGTGTACTAAAAGAAGGCATGTGCTTCACTATCGAGCCAATGATCAACGCGGGCAAATTCGGCTGCTCTGTTGACGCAGAAGATGACTGGACGGTGTACACCGGTGACGGCAAAAACTCTGCGCAATGGGAGCACACCATCGTTGTCACGAAAGAGGGCTGTGAAGTCCTGACTCTTCGTTCAGACGACACTATCCCACACCTGATGAAGAACGCGTAA
- the frr gene encoding ribosome recycling factor: protein MINEIKQDAQERMDKSVEALRNTLSKVRTGRAHPSLLAGISVEYYGAPTPLNQVANVVAEDARTLAITVFDKELTPKVEKAIMTSDLGLNPMSAGTIIRVPLPPLTEERRKDLVKIVRGEAEGGRVAIRNIRRDANNDLKALLKDKEISEDEDRKAQDEIQKLTDVAVKKVDEVLAAKEKELMEV, encoded by the coding sequence GTGATTAACGAGATCAAACAAGACGCTCAAGAGCGCATGGACAAGAGCGTTGAAGCTCTTCGTAACACTCTTTCTAAAGTACGTACTGGTCGTGCACACCCAAGCCTATTGGCGGGTATCTCTGTTGAGTACTACGGCGCACCAACGCCTCTAAACCAAGTAGCAAACGTTGTTGCTGAAGACGCACGTACTCTAGCGATCACGGTATTCGACAAAGAGCTTACGCCAAAAGTTGAAAAAGCGATCATGACTTCAGACCTAGGTCTAAACCCAATGTCTGCGGGTACTATCATTCGTGTACCTCTTCCACCGCTAACGGAAGAGCGTCGTAAAGACCTAGTTAAAATCGTACGTGGCGAAGCTGAAGGTGGCCGTGTTGCTATCCGTAACATTCGTCGCGACGCAAACAACGATCTAAAAGCGCTGCTTAAAGACAAAGAAATCTCTGAAGATGAAGATCGTAAAGCTCAAGACGAGATTCAAAAGCTAACTGACGTTGCTGTTAAGAAAGTTGACGAAGTATTAGCAGCAAAAGAAAAAGAGTTGATGGAAGTTTAA
- the glnD gene encoding bifunctional uridylyltransferase/uridylyl-removing protein GlnD yields the protein MLLQSPSTLEDQQISIAVLKDQLEQFALHQKQQFLEHQPVTELVLGRSNYMDTLLERLWQHYDFHTLPHIALVAVGGYGRGELHPLSDIDILIVSKLALPNHLEAKVSEFITLLWDLRLEVGHAVRTVKQCADIARDDLTVATNLQEARLLCGCQETFSLLNQEIDSDDFWPSEVFYQAKVEEQRERHARYHDTTYNLEPDIKSTPGGLRDIHTLSWVARRHFGATSLLEMSRYGFLTDAEYRELVECQDFLWRVRFALHIDLRRYDNRLTFAHQANVAEHLGYAGEGNRGVEMMMKEFYRTLRRVAELNKMLLKIFDQAILNNGIAAEAIVLSDDFQRRGKLIEARKPALFQARPDTILDMFIHIANDSTIEGVAPATMRQLRTARRRLNKFLHEIPEAREKFMSLCRHPNCLHKAFSLMHKLGVLSAYLPQWSQIVGQMQFDLFHVYTVDEHSIRLLKHINGFSYAKNREKHPICCEVFPRLQKKELLIIAAVFHDIGKGRGGDHSEIGAVEAYDFCIEHGLSKPESKLVSWLVQNHLLMSVTAQRRDIYDPEVITEFAKKIRDEEYLEYLVCLTVADICATNPELWNSWKRTLLAELFYSTQRALRRGLENPVDVRDRIRHNQHLASAILRKEGYPARAIEVLWQRFKADYFLRHTHKQIAWHGSHLLSHESPEQPLVLISKKPTRGGTEVFVYSKDQTALFATVVAELDRRNFNVHDAQVMLSKDGFVLDTFMVLDQHGSPIDESRHKAVIKHITHVLADGRPTKIKTRRAPRNLKHFKVRTRVDFLPTKSKKHSLMEFVALDTPGLLAKVGATFAEHNVNIHAAKITTIGERAEDFFIITGPNGGKLDEEQMATLTESLKERVKELIPE from the coding sequence ATGTTGCTTCAATCACCTTCAACATTAGAAGATCAGCAGATCTCGATAGCGGTCTTGAAAGACCAGTTAGAGCAATTCGCTCTACACCAAAAACAACAATTTCTTGAACACCAACCTGTCACTGAGTTGGTTCTCGGTCGCTCTAATTACATGGATACGTTACTTGAGCGCCTATGGCAACACTACGACTTTCATACCCTACCCCATATTGCTCTAGTTGCGGTTGGTGGTTATGGCCGCGGTGAACTCCACCCTCTTTCGGATATTGATATCCTGATTGTCTCAAAGCTCGCGTTGCCAAATCATCTAGAAGCTAAAGTCAGCGAGTTTATTACTCTGCTGTGGGACTTACGCTTAGAGGTGGGTCACGCGGTCCGTACCGTCAAACAGTGTGCGGATATTGCTCGCGACGATCTGACGGTCGCGACCAATTTACAAGAAGCGCGACTGCTTTGTGGCTGCCAAGAGACCTTTTCACTGCTCAACCAAGAGATCGACTCCGATGATTTCTGGCCGAGTGAGGTGTTCTACCAAGCGAAAGTTGAAGAGCAGAGAGAGCGCCATGCCCGTTATCACGACACCACTTACAACCTAGAGCCTGACATCAAATCAACGCCGGGTGGGCTTCGAGACATTCATACCTTGAGTTGGGTAGCCCGCCGCCACTTTGGCGCGACCTCGCTACTAGAGATGAGTCGCTATGGTTTTTTAACCGACGCTGAATATCGCGAATTAGTGGAGTGTCAGGATTTCTTATGGCGAGTGCGCTTTGCACTGCACATTGACTTGCGCCGTTATGACAACCGTCTCACCTTTGCTCACCAAGCAAATGTTGCGGAGCATTTGGGCTACGCTGGCGAAGGAAACCGTGGCGTTGAGATGATGATGAAAGAGTTCTATCGTACGCTTCGCCGCGTGGCAGAACTCAATAAAATGCTACTCAAGATTTTTGATCAAGCCATTTTGAACAATGGCATCGCAGCAGAAGCTATCGTGTTAAGCGATGATTTTCAGCGCCGGGGTAAGTTGATTGAGGCTCGTAAACCCGCGCTATTTCAAGCGCGCCCAGATACCATCCTTGATATGTTTATCCATATCGCCAACGACTCAACAATTGAAGGGGTCGCTCCTGCCACCATGCGTCAATTGCGCACCGCAAGACGCCGCTTGAACAAGTTCTTGCATGAGATCCCTGAAGCTCGTGAGAAATTCATGTCGCTGTGTCGACACCCCAACTGCTTGCACAAAGCCTTTAGCCTGATGCATAAGCTCGGCGTACTCTCTGCTTACCTTCCGCAGTGGAGCCAAATCGTTGGCCAGATGCAGTTTGACCTTTTCCATGTCTATACCGTTGATGAGCACAGCATTCGCCTTCTCAAGCATATTAATGGCTTTAGTTACGCTAAAAACCGAGAAAAGCACCCTATTTGCTGCGAAGTCTTTCCTAGACTGCAGAAAAAAGAGCTTCTTATCATCGCGGCGGTATTCCACGATATTGGCAAAGGCCGCGGTGGTGATCACTCTGAGATTGGCGCTGTTGAAGCGTATGATTTCTGCATAGAGCACGGTTTATCCAAGCCAGAATCAAAGCTGGTGTCATGGCTAGTACAAAATCACCTATTGATGTCGGTTACCGCTCAGCGTCGTGATATCTATGACCCAGAAGTCATTACTGAATTTGCCAAAAAGATCCGTGATGAAGAGTATCTCGAATACCTTGTGTGTCTGACTGTAGCGGATATTTGCGCCACCAACCCTGAGCTGTGGAACAGTTGGAAGCGAACCTTATTGGCTGAACTGTTTTACTCTACCCAGCGCGCCTTGCGTCGTGGTCTAGAAAACCCAGTAGATGTGCGCGACCGTATTCGTCACAACCAGCACTTAGCCTCTGCGATTTTGCGCAAAGAAGGCTATCCCGCGAGAGCGATTGAGGTGCTTTGGCAGCGGTTTAAAGCCGATTACTTCTTGCGCCACACCCACAAACAGATTGCTTGGCATGGCAGCCATCTGCTAAGTCATGAAAGCCCTGAGCAACCGCTGGTGCTGATCAGCAAAAAACCAACCCGTGGTGGCACCGAAGTGTTCGTCTATAGCAAAGATCAAACCGCGCTGTTTGCAACGGTTGTTGCTGAACTTGATAGACGCAACTTCAACGTGCATGACGCTCAAGTCATGCTGAGTAAAGATGGATTCGTATTAGATACCTTTATGGTTCTTGACCAGCATGGCTCTCCGATTGACGAGTCTCGTCATAAGGCAGTCATTAAGCACATTACGCATGTTTTAGCTGATGGACGCCCAACAAAAATTAAGACACGCCGCGCCCCACGTAACCTTAAACACTTTAAGGTGAGAACGCGAGTCGATTTCTTGCCGACAAAGAGCAAGAAACACTCACTAATGGAATTTGTGGCACTTGATACACCCGGGCTGTTGGCCAAGGTGGGTGCGACGTTCGCAGAGCATAACGTCAACATTCACGCAGCAAAGATCACCACGATTGGTGAGCGAGCAGAAGACTTTTTCATCATCACTGGCCCTAATGGCGGTAAGCTTGATGAAGAGCAAATGGCAACACTAACAGAGAGTCTCAAGGAGCGAGTAAAAGAGCTTATCCCGGAATAA
- the rpsB gene encoding 30S ribosomal protein S2 yields the protein MATVSMRDMLKAGVHFGHQTRYWNPKMKPFIFGARNKVHIINLEKTVPMFNEALAELAKVGEKKGKVLFVGTKRAASEAVKEAAIASNQFYVNNRWLGGMLTNYKTVRQSIKRLKELEAQAQDGTFEKLTKKEALMRTREMEKLEKSLGGIKDMGGLPDALFVIDADHEHIAVKEANNLGIPVYAVVDTNSNPDGVDFVIPGNDDAIRAVQLYLNAAASAVTEGRNQDVAEVAEKDGFVEAE from the coding sequence ATGGCAACTGTATCAATGCGCGATATGCTAAAAGCTGGTGTTCACTTCGGTCACCAGACTCGTTACTGGAACCCAAAAATGAAGCCATTCATCTTTGGTGCTCGTAACAAGGTTCATATCATCAACCTAGAAAAAACTGTACCAATGTTCAACGAAGCTCTAGCTGAACTAGCTAAAGTTGGCGAGAAGAAAGGTAAAGTTCTATTCGTAGGTACTAAACGCGCTGCATCTGAAGCTGTTAAAGAAGCTGCTATCGCAAGCAACCAGTTCTACGTTAACAACCGCTGGTTAGGCGGTATGCTAACGAACTACAAAACTGTTCGTCAGTCTATCAAACGTCTAAAAGAGCTAGAAGCTCAAGCTCAAGACGGTACTTTTGAGAAGCTAACTAAGAAAGAAGCTCTAATGCGTACTCGCGAAATGGAGAAGCTAGAGAAATCTCTTGGTGGTATCAAAGATATGGGCGGCCTACCAGACGCTCTATTCGTAATCGATGCTGATCACGAGCACATTGCTGTTAAAGAAGCAAACAACCTAGGTATCCCAGTATACGCAGTTGTTGATACTAACTCTAACCCAGACGGCGTTGACTTCGTTATCCCAGGTAACGACGATGCAATCCGTGCAGTACAGCTTTACCTAAACGCTGCTGCATCTGCGGTTACTGAAGGTCGCAACCAAGACGTAGCTGAAGTAGCTGAAAAAGACGGTTTCGTAGAAGCTGAATAA
- the thiL gene encoding thiamine-phosphate kinase: MTGEFNLINKYFVDRQAQRKDVILAAGDDCALVEMPENVSIAISTDTLVAGTHFLADAPAAWVAHKALASNLSDLAAMGATPAWVSLALTMPEPDEAWLAPFCSAFFDLADYFGVQLIGGDTTKGPLSITLTVQGFVPKEQALRRSGASVGDWVYVTGELGDSQAGLDVVLDPNKSTKPFAQELLYRHFHATPRVLVGQAMLPYASSAIDISDGLISDIQHILKASHVGVSLDVDALPLSKELIQFVDDKATAQQYALTSGEEYELCFTVPEEHKGAVDTATAHCGVQVTCIGQIRPQNHFELHASGEPLDWSVSGYDHFKES; encoded by the coding sequence ATGACGGGTGAATTTAACCTTATCAATAAATACTTTGTCGACCGCCAAGCGCAGCGCAAAGATGTGATTTTAGCGGCAGGGGATGACTGCGCGCTGGTGGAGATGCCAGAGAATGTCTCTATCGCAATTAGCACAGACACTTTGGTTGCGGGCACGCACTTTTTAGCCGATGCACCAGCAGCATGGGTCGCTCATAAAGCGCTGGCCTCGAATCTGAGTGATTTGGCTGCGATGGGGGCGACACCTGCATGGGTATCACTTGCATTGACGATGCCAGAGCCAGATGAAGCGTGGTTAGCACCCTTTTGCTCAGCATTTTTTGATTTGGCTGATTACTTCGGTGTGCAACTGATCGGTGGCGATACAACCAAAGGCCCTCTGAGCATCACTCTTACCGTGCAGGGCTTTGTACCTAAAGAACAGGCCTTGCGCCGCAGTGGGGCTAGTGTTGGTGATTGGGTCTATGTGACGGGTGAGCTTGGTGATAGTCAAGCAGGCCTTGATGTGGTACTTGACCCAAACAAATCAACCAAGCCGTTTGCCCAAGAGCTTCTATATCGACACTTTCATGCCACACCGAGAGTGCTGGTGGGGCAGGCGATGCTGCCGTACGCAAGCTCTGCAATTGATATTTCTGATGGCCTGATATCCGATATTCAGCATATCTTAAAAGCGTCTCATGTTGGTGTTTCTCTCGATGTGGATGCACTGCCACTGTCGAAAGAGCTAATCCAGTTTGTCGATGATAAGGCGACCGCACAGCAGTACGCGCTTACCAGTGGCGAAGAGTATGAGCTGTGCTTTACAGTACCGGAAGAGCACAAAGGGGCAGTAGATACCGCAACGGCACATTGCGGTGTGCAAGTCACCTGTATTGGACAGATACGCCCTCAAAACCATTTTGAATTACATGCCAGTGGAGAGCCTTTGGATTGGTCAGTCTCTGGTTACGATCATTTCAAGGAATCATAA
- a CDS encoding DUF3461 family protein produces the protein MFPNLTGLGIQDPKQIERYSLRQEAHKDVLKIYFKKQKGELFAKSVKFKYPRQVKHVLVDSSSHQYKEVTEINRNLTLVIDELNKITKPAKPQELDVKEKILSDLRHLEKVVSSKIAEIEADLEKLK, from the coding sequence ATGTTTCCAAACCTCACCGGTTTAGGTATTCAAGATCCAAAACAAATCGAGCGCTACTCTTTGCGTCAAGAAGCACACAAAGACGTACTCAAGATCTATTTCAAAAAGCAAAAAGGCGAACTCTTTGCCAAAAGTGTCAAATTCAAATACCCACGACAAGTGAAGCATGTACTCGTCGACAGTAGCAGCCATCAATACAAAGAAGTGACTGAGATTAACCGCAATCTCACCCTTGTCATCGATGAGTTGAACAAAATCACCAAACCGGCAAAACCTCAAGAACTGGATGTGAAAGAGAAAATTTTGAGTGACTTACGTCATCTTGAGAAAGTAGTGTCGAGCAAGATCGCAGAGATCGAAGCGGATCTAGAAAAACTCAAATAA
- the nusB gene encoding transcription antitermination factor NusB, with product MGASVKPAARRNARQFALQAIYSWQITKENVANIEEQFLSGGKYEEEEHHASEPALSAPETDVAYFRDLLTGVVLSHNELDSKIRPYTSRPMQDLDKMELALLRLAMYEMTRREDVPFKVVINEAIELAKAFGSEDSHKFVNGVLDKAAPHVRKKK from the coding sequence ATGGGGGCCAGTGTGAAACCAGCCGCACGTCGTAATGCACGTCAATTTGCTCTACAAGCAATTTATTCTTGGCAAATTACAAAAGAAAATGTTGCTAACATCGAAGAGCAATTCTTATCAGGTGGTAAATACGAAGAAGAGGAGCACCACGCCTCTGAACCTGCACTGTCTGCACCTGAAACTGACGTGGCGTACTTCCGTGATCTTCTGACTGGTGTCGTACTGAGTCACAACGAACTGGACAGTAAGATCCGTCCTTACACTTCTCGTCCAATGCAAGATCTAGACAAAATGGAACTTGCTTTGCTACGTCTAGCAATGTACGAAATGACACGCCGTGAAGACGTGCCTTTCAAAGTTGTTATCAACGAAGCGATCGAACTTGCTAAAGCGTTTGGCTCAGAAGACAGCCATAAGTTTGTCAACGGCGTACTTGATAAAGCTGCGCCACATGTTCGTAAGAAGAAGTAA
- the pgpA gene encoding phosphatidylglycerophosphatase A, which translates to MTNPKQHLSMRNPWHLLATGFGSGLSPIVPGTMGTVAAIPFYLVLVQLPIWLYIAIVIASCFIGVTICQKTSDDMGVHDHGSIVWDEFAGFWITMLVVPLLSLSPFDWKWLGAGFVLFRFFDMVKPWPIGWLDKRVHGGLGIMIDDIVAGVMSAVALVAVGHFAGWM; encoded by the coding sequence ATGACCAACCCTAAACAACACCTCTCAATGCGTAACCCTTGGCATTTATTAGCGACAGGTTTCGGTAGCGGGTTATCTCCCATTGTCCCAGGTACCATGGGCACCGTGGCTGCGATCCCTTTTTATCTTGTGCTTGTCCAGCTACCTATTTGGTTATACATCGCAATAGTGATCGCGTCTTGTTTTATCGGTGTGACCATCTGTCAAAAGACCTCCGACGATATGGGCGTACACGACCATGGCTCTATCGTATGGGATGAGTTTGCAGGCTTCTGGATTACCATGTTAGTGGTGCCTTTGTTGTCACTGTCCCCTTTTGATTGGAAATGGCTAGGGGCGGGCTTTGTGCTATTTCGTTTCTTCGACATGGTGAAGCCTTGGCCGATTGGCTGGCTTGATAAACGCGTTCACGGCGGCTTAGGCATTATGATCGATGATATTGTCGCGGGTGTGATGTCAGCGGTGGCATTGGTCGCAGTGGGGCATTTCGCCGGCTGGATGTGA
- the pyrH gene encoding UMP kinase encodes MATNPKPAYQRILLKLSGEALQGEEGFGIDPTILDRMAQEVKELVELGVQVGVVIGGGNLFRGAGLAEAGMNRVVGDHMGMLATVMNGLAMRDALHRAYVNARVMSAIPLKGVCDDYNWADAISQLRTGRVVIFSAGTGNPFFTTDSAACLRGIEIEADVVLKATKVDGVYTSDPVANPDAELLSHLSFGEVLDKELKVMDLAAFTLARDHKMPIRVFNMNKPGALRRVVMGETEGTLISDAE; translated from the coding sequence ATGGCTACAAACCCTAAACCAGCATATCAACGTATTCTATTAAAACTGAGCGGTGAAGCTCTTCAAGGTGAAGAAGGTTTCGGTATTGATCCAACGATTCTTGATCGTATGGCTCAAGAGGTAAAAGAACTGGTTGAACTGGGTGTTCAAGTGGGTGTGGTTATCGGTGGTGGTAACCTATTCCGTGGTGCTGGCCTAGCTGAAGCGGGTATGAACCGTGTTGTGGGTGACCACATGGGTATGCTAGCAACAGTAATGAACGGCCTAGCAATGCGTGACGCACTGCACCGTGCGTATGTGAACGCTCGTGTCATGTCAGCGATCCCTTTGAAAGGCGTATGTGACGACTACAACTGGGCAGACGCGATCAGCCAACTTCGCACTGGCCGCGTGGTTATCTTCTCTGCAGGTACGGGTAACCCATTCTTCACGACGGACTCAGCAGCTTGTCTACGTGGTATCGAAATTGAAGCGGATGTTGTTCTAAAAGCAACAAAAGTCGATGGCGTTTACACTTCTGACCCGGTTGCCAACCCAGATGCAGAGCTTCTGTCTCACTTGTCTTTCGGTGAAGTGCTAGATAAAGAGCTGAAAGTAATGGATCTTGCTGCATTTACTCTTGCTCGTGACCACAAAATGCCAATTCGCGTATTCAACATGAACAAGCCAGGTGCGCTTCGCCGTGTTGTGATGGGTGAAACTGAAGGCACTCTAATTAGTGACGCAGAATAA
- a CDS encoding isoprenyl transferase has product MQTNQLSTDSLPQHIAVIMDGNGRWAKEQGKPRVFGHKNGVRAVRKTISSASRLGIKAVTLFAFSSENWARPQEEVGVLMELFITVLSTEVKKLHKNNLRLRVIGDKRRFSERLQEKIAKAEALTENNTGMVINIAANYGGKWDITEAARNVAKLVASGELAPEEIDEAVITQHLTMSDLPEVDLLIRTSGECRISNFMLWQLAYAEMYFTPVYWPDFGEDNLVEAVTWFVNRERRFGCTGEQVKALMTSS; this is encoded by the coding sequence ATGCAAACAAACCAACTTTCAACCGATAGCCTTCCTCAACATATTGCCGTCATAATGGACGGCAACGGCCGCTGGGCAAAAGAGCAGGGCAAGCCGAGAGTGTTTGGTCATAAGAATGGTGTCAGAGCCGTAAGAAAAACCATTTCATCAGCCAGTAGACTTGGCATTAAAGCCGTCACATTGTTTGCCTTTAGTAGCGAAAACTGGGCTCGCCCACAAGAAGAGGTGGGTGTGTTGATGGAGTTGTTTATCACGGTATTGTCTACCGAAGTAAAAAAACTGCACAAAAATAATCTACGCTTACGTGTTATTGGTGACAAGCGACGTTTTAGCGAGCGCCTGCAAGAAAAAATCGCCAAGGCGGAAGCGCTAACCGAGAATAACACTGGTATGGTGATTAACATTGCAGCCAACTATGGCGGTAAATGGGATATTACTGAGGCAGCGCGTAACGTTGCTAAGCTTGTAGCCAGTGGTGAGTTAGCACCGGAAGAGATAGATGAAGCAGTCATCACCCAGCATTTGACGATGTCAGATTTGCCGGAAGTTGATTTACTGATTCGAACCAGTGGTGAATGTCGAATTAGCAACTTTATGTTGTGGCAATTGGCCTATGCTGAGATGTACTTTACTCCGGTATATTGGCCTGACTTTGGTGAGGATAACCTTGTTGAAGCTGTCACGTGGTTCGTTAACCGCGAACGCCGTTTTGGTTGCACTGGAGAGCAAGTGAAAGCTCTCATGACGTCATCATAG